The genomic region TTGGTGTAAACATATGCAGTATTATAAACTATAGTAATACTTTAGTATTGGAAAATTTTCAGCTTATTGCtagttttatatgtatttaaaaaattatctgtaaGGCCACATTCTAGCAAGGAAAGCACAGTGTGAAAATAATTTCACCGTGTAAAAAACTTGACTATGCAAAAATCGGAATGACAAGAAGTGAAAGACTTATTATTTCTAGTAAggatggaaagaggaagaaagatctTTTGTAGTTTCGTGTCAGGctgttctaaatattttttatgctgAATTCGATACAtggaaaatgtaaaggaaaaagtcTGTTCTGCTGTATCCTACCATATTGGTTCGTCTTTAAGCGTAACATGCAGTATGAGATATAACTTAATTGGAGAACTGTTTTCACTATTTCCATATCAGGTGGTGAATAGGcctcatttctctccttttatctATTTAGCTTACTGAACTAAAATTTGAAGCAAGTTAGGGCAAAGGAATAATTAACATATGTCTTAAaggagtaaatatttattaatgttgTGAAACCTCAATCCGTTTTCCTGAAGCACAGAATTTTTTGCATAATTTCCCTTACTAAGATAAGGATGTTcaatacttatttttcatttgccaCTTACTAAAGGCTTTCTGTGCACTAGATAAAATGCAAAGTCTCACCTAATTAAGTAGCTTGtagttttgtgtattttaacCCACACTCCAGCCTTAGCAAAAGTAGCATATGAAAGATGATTGACTCTTTCTTTGAAATATCATACTTTTAtagtcattttattattattgttattattattactactgttATTATTTCTCTCCATAGTATAATACAGGgtgactttatggccaccctgtacttGTTAGTTTGTAGTATCTTCCATACATGCTCAATGTTacttttggagaaaaagaaataaatatactgTCAGCTATCAATTACCAAATTCCTCTAAAACGgagataataaaaaattttaggtAGCAGTTTGGGGTAGGTATGCTCTGGCtactataatattttttttttttaattttttttttttgggtttttttattttatttttttttggcttttttattttatttcattgtttattttttatttctttacttttttttttttttgtggttgttgttgagacagggtcccaccctatgccctgagcagagtgcagtgggcgtggtagctcaccacaacctcagactcgggctgcgggcaccccgctgcctcagcctccggaagcctctgggattacaggcgctcgcgcggcgcccagctgggtttttccattttttttcacgagtcggggtctcactgttgctcaggcgagtctccaactcctgagctcaagcgattctccctcctcagcctcccacagtgctgggattacaggcgtgagccaccgcgcccagctacTATAATATTTTTAACGTAGGGGAGAAAGGCCCGTTCCTTTCCGTCTGGCGGCAGCCATCAGGTGAGCCAAGATGGGTGCATACAAGTACATCCAGGAGCTGTGGAGGAAGAAGCAGTCTGATGTGATGCGCTTTCTTCTGAGGGTCCGCTGCTGGCAGTACCGCCAGCTCTCTGCGCTCCACAGGGCTCCCCGCCCCACCCGGCCGGATAAAGCGCGCAGACTGGGATACAAGGCTAAGCAAGGTTATGTCATATACAGGATTCGTGTGCGCCGTGGTGGCCGCAAGCGCCCAGTTCCTAAGGGTGCAACCTATGGCAAGCCTGTGCATCATGGTGTTAACCAGCTAAAGTTTGCTCGAAGCCTGCAGTCTGTTGCTGAGGAGCGAGCTGGACGCCACTGTGGGGCTCTAAGAGTCCTGAATTCTTACTGGGTTGGTGAAGATTCAACGTACAAATTTTTTGAGGTTATCCTCATTGATCCATTCCATAAAGCTATCAGAAGAAATCCTGACACCCAGTGGATCACCAAACCAGTCCACAAGCACAGGGAGATGCGTGGGCTGACATCTGCTGGCCGGAAGAGCCGTGGCCTTGGAAAGGGCCATAAGTTCCACCACACTATTGGTGGTTCCCGCCGTGCAGCTTGGAGAAGACGCAATACTCTCCAGCTCCACCGTTACCGCTAATATAAGTAATGTTTGTAAAATTCATAACCTAATAAACAATTTAGGACAGTCATGTCTGCTTAAAGGTGTTATTTGTCTGTTAAACTAGTCTGCAGATTGTCTCATGAATGCTTTGTCAAATTAAGTGCAATAATGTTTGAAGACAGTACGTAATGGTGTATCTTGTTTCTAATAAGATAAACTTTTTTGTCATTGCTTTATCTTATTAGGGAGTTAAATGTCAGTGTTTAAAACATGATGTATGGTATAATAGgtgtaaaataaatttcttgaaaAGAGGAGTGCTGAAACTACCCTGTAGATTTGTTTGGTGCATGTGGTGAAACCTACAGCTTGACTGGGGTGATGGCAATGCTCTGCTGGTTTACTTTCAGGTGGCTGGAGTTTggcaaacaaatattttaaattgggttTTGTTTGGAGATTTGCGTGACCGTTTCTCCAAAAGTTCCCAAAATGCCACCATTTTGCAGAACTGAATAAACTTACTTCAAGAGGCTTTTAACAAATGAGACCTATCTGGACAAAAACAAAATTGCCTCACTCTCCACTGTACCATTTAAGTTAACATAGGAAATGAAAACTGTTCCTAATTCAATCTTATAGCTCCCTGAAATCTAGAGTCCTGAATTATATACATAGTAGTAGTGGTATAGTAGTGGTATTTACACTGTATTTTGAAACTGATAGAATTGAATGTTAAGCAAATAAGAATTACTAACCTTAAGTTTGTAAGCTAGTAAAATCAGTGCTATGGTGGGAAGCTACTAAGCTAgtggccattaaaaaaatacttttcaagtGTGAGGTTAGaaaattgaagtttttttttttttaattgaagttattttttaagcaagatttttaaaagcctgtAACGTTAATTTGTGACCATTATGAATCCCCCACAGCCATATTAGAGGTAAAGGTATAGATGGCTGCTTAAAAGTACCTTTTCTCTGTGCAATGAGTGTAATAAATCATCTTGAATCAACCCATTCTTTACGGTTCCAGGGAAAAGTCATAGTTGGTATCCATATAAGTTAATGGTCTTTGATCTAACCTTACACATCTACAGTTATTTTTCTCCTCCCTGCTCAAATCACACTAAGTATCCATAGCATTTTGCAAAATTAGGCCATTGTATGCTCACCTTCATTTTAAACATCCTACCACATTTGTTGTATTAATGTTTCACGTCTTCTAGGATAATGTTCCCCAGGGTATGTTTGAGtgttaaggaaataaaagtggaATTTCTCCATT from Nycticebus coucang isolate mNycCou1 chromosome 20, mNycCou1.pri, whole genome shotgun sequence harbors:
- the LOC128572265 gene encoding 60S ribosomal protein L15, producing MGAYKYIQELWRKKQSDVMRFLLRVRCWQYRQLSALHRAPRPTRPDKARRLGYKAKQGYVIYRIRVRRGGRKRPVPKGATYGKPVHHGVNQLKFARSLQSVAEERAGRHCGALRVLNSYWVGEDSTYKFFEVILIDPFHKAIRRNPDTQWITKPVHKHREMRGLTSAGRKSRGLGKGHKFHHTIGGSRRAAWRRRNTLQLHRYR